In the Oryza glaberrima chromosome 6, OglaRS2, whole genome shotgun sequence genome, one interval contains:
- the LOC127776200 gene encoding oligopeptide transporter 7-like isoform X2 produces the protein MMLHHEASVQQAREEEEELDHHGDPMITSPLLRPSTSGSSPENGEENSPVEQVALTVPVSDEPETPVLTFRMWVLGTASCAVLSFLNQFFWYRKEPLTITAISAQIAVVPLGRLMAATLPEHAFFRGRPWEFTLNPGPFNVKEHVLITIFANSGAGTVYAIHVITGVRVFYGKTLSFFISLLVVLTTQMLGFGWAGIFRRYLVEPASMWWPSNLVQVSLFSALHEKEARRKGGLTRNQFFLVAFVCSFAYYIFPGYLFQMLTSLSWICWVFPSSVLAQQLGSGLRGLGVGAIGLDWSSISSYLGSPLASPWFATVNVGVGFFIVMYIITPIAYWFNFYKAQNFPIFSDGLFTSTGQKYNVSSIVDSHFHFDTKAYEKNGPLYLSTSLLVTYGVGFATLAATIVHALLFHGSEIWLLSKSAFQEKRMDIHTKLMRRYKQVPEWWFICILIANIGTTIFACEYYNEELQLPWWGVLFACSIAFFFTLPIGIIKATTNQTPGLNVITEYIIGYLYPGRPVANMCFKVYGYISMKQALAFLEDFKLGHYMKIPPRTMFMAQVVGTSIAAFVYIGTAWWLMETIPNICNTELLPSDSPWTCPGDHVFYDASVTWGLISPRRIFGDLGTYSALNWFFLCGAIAPLLVWFAHKTFPGQNWILLIKTPVLIGATFQMPPATAVNYTTWILVGFLSGYVVYRYRRDWWERHNYLLSGALDAGLAFMAVLIYLCLGLEDISLNWWGNDLDGCPLASCPTAKGIVVKGCAVYT, from the exons ATGATGCTCCACCACGAAGCAAGTGTGCAACAAGcgcgagaggaagaagaagagcttGATCACCATGGCGATCCGATGATCACCTCCCCTCTCT TGCGACCATCGACGTCGGGCAGCTCGCCGGAGAATGGAGAGGAGAACTCACCGGTGGAGCAGGTGGCGCTGACGGTGCCGGTGAGCGACGAGCCGGAGACGCCGGTGCTGACGTTCAGGATGTGGGTGCTGGGGACGGCGTCGTGCGCGGTGCTCTCCTTCCTCAACCAGTTCTTCTGGTACCGCAAGGAGCCGCTCACCATCACCGCCATCTCCGCGCAGATCGCCGTCGTGCCGCTCGGCCGCCTCATGGCGGCGACGCTGCCGGAGCACGCCTTCTTCCGTGGCCGGCCGTGGGAGTTCACGCTTAATCCGGGGCCGTTCAATGTCAAGGAGCACGTGCTCATCACCATCTTCGCCAactccggcgccggcaccgtCTATGCCATCCACGTCATCACCGGCGTCCGTGTCTTCTACGGGAAAACCCTCTccttcttcatctccctccttgTCGTCCTCACAACACAG ATGCTGGGGTTCGGCTGGGCGGGAATATTCCGGCGTTATCTTGTTGAGCCGGCGTCTATGTGGTGGCCATCCAACCTAGTGCAGGTCTCTCTGTTCAG CGCACTTCATGAGAAGGAAGCACGGAGAAAAGGTGGCTTGACGCGGAACCAGTTCTTCCTGGTGGCATTCGTCTGCAGCTTTGCATACTACATCTTCCCAGGCTACCTATTCCAGATGCTCACCTCCCTCTCCTGGATCTGCTGGGTCTTCCCCAGCTCTGTCCTTGCCCAACAGCTTGGTTCAGGTCTCCGAGGCCTCGGCGTTGGTGCAATCGGTCTCGACTGGTCATCTATCTCCTCCTACCTTGGGAGCCCTCTTGCTAGCCCATGGTTTGCCACTGTAAATGTTGGTGTTGGCTTCTTCATCGTCATGTACATAATCACACCAATTGCATACTGGTTTAATTTCTACAAGGCACAAAACTTCCCCATATTTTCTGATGGCCTCTTCACCTCAACTGGGCAAAAATACAATGTATCAAGCATTGTTGACTCCCATTTCCATTTTGACACCAAGGCCTATGAGAAGAATGGGCCACTATACCTCAGTACTTCCCTTCTTGTCACATACGGTGTTGGTTTTGCAACCCTTGCTGCAACAATTGTTCATGCTCTCCTCTTCCATGgaag TGAAATTTGGCTATTAAGTAAATCAGCTTTTCAAGAAAAAAGGATGGACATACACACGAAACTTATGAGGAGATATAAACAGGTCCCTGAGTGGTGGTTCATATGCATCCTTATTGCTAACATCGGAACGACCATATTTGCTTGTGAATACTACAATGAGGAACTCCAATTGCCCTGGTGGGGTGTTTTGTTTGCATGCTCCATTGCCTTTTTCTTCACCCTCCCAATAGGGATAATCAAAGCAACAACAAATCAG ACTCCAGGCCTGAATGTCATCACGGAGTACATTATTGGGTATCTGTACCCTGGACGACCCGTTGCAAATATGTGCTTCAAGGTATATGGTTACATCAGCATGAAACAAGCTTTGGCATTTCTTGAAGATTTTAAGCTGGGTCACTACATGAAGATTCCACCGAGGACAATGTTTATGGCTCAG GTGGTGGGAACTTCAATTGCAGCATTTGTGTATATTGGCACAGCATGGTGGCTAATGGAGACAATCCCCAACATCTGCAACACTGAGCTCCTCCCGTCAGATAGCCCTTGGACCTGCCCAGGTGACCATGTATTCTATGATGCATCAGTCACATGGGGACTTATTAGCCCGCGCAGGATATTTGGGGACTTAGGCACTTATTCAGCTCTAAATTGGTTCTTTTTGTGTGGAGCTATTGCCCCTCTACTTGTCTGGTTTGCACACAAGACATTCCCAGGCCAGAACTGGATCTTACTCATCAAGACGCCTGTACTAATTGGTGCCACCTTCCAGATGCCTCCTGCTACTGCCGTCAACTACACGACTTGGATACTTGTTGGGTTCTTGTCAGGTTATGTGGTCTATAGATATCGACGTGATTGGTGGGAGAGACACAATTATCTGCTTTCAGGTGCACTGGATGCTGGTTTGGCTTTCATGGCGGTCTTAATTTACTTGTGCTTAGGCTTGGAGGACATCAGTCTGAACTGGTGGGGAAATGACTTGGATGGGTGTCCTTTGGCTTCTTGTCCCACTGCTAAAGGTATAGTTGTCAAGGGATGTGCAGTCTATACTTGA
- the LOC127776200 gene encoding oligopeptide transporter 7-like isoform X1 encodes MMLHHEASVQQAREEEEELDHHGDPMITSPLLRPSTSGSSPENGEENSPVEQVALTVPVSDEPETPVLTFRMWVLGTASCAVLSFLNQFFWYRKEPLTITAISAQIAVVPLGRLMAATLPEHAFFRGRPWEFTLNPGPFNVKEHVLITIFANSGAGTVYAIHVITGVRVFYGKTLSFFISLLVVLTTQYHQMLGFGWAGIFRRYLVEPASMWWPSNLVQVSLFSALHEKEARRKGGLTRNQFFLVAFVCSFAYYIFPGYLFQMLTSLSWICWVFPSSVLAQQLGSGLRGLGVGAIGLDWSSISSYLGSPLASPWFATVNVGVGFFIVMYIITPIAYWFNFYKAQNFPIFSDGLFTSTGQKYNVSSIVDSHFHFDTKAYEKNGPLYLSTSLLVTYGVGFATLAATIVHALLFHGSEIWLLSKSAFQEKRMDIHTKLMRRYKQVPEWWFICILIANIGTTIFACEYYNEELQLPWWGVLFACSIAFFFTLPIGIIKATTNQTPGLNVITEYIIGYLYPGRPVANMCFKVYGYISMKQALAFLEDFKLGHYMKIPPRTMFMAQVVGTSIAAFVYIGTAWWLMETIPNICNTELLPSDSPWTCPGDHVFYDASVTWGLISPRRIFGDLGTYSALNWFFLCGAIAPLLVWFAHKTFPGQNWILLIKTPVLIGATFQMPPATAVNYTTWILVGFLSGYVVYRYRRDWWERHNYLLSGALDAGLAFMAVLIYLCLGLEDISLNWWGNDLDGCPLASCPTAKGIVVKGCAVYT; translated from the exons ATGATGCTCCACCACGAAGCAAGTGTGCAACAAGcgcgagaggaagaagaagagcttGATCACCATGGCGATCCGATGATCACCTCCCCTCTCT TGCGACCATCGACGTCGGGCAGCTCGCCGGAGAATGGAGAGGAGAACTCACCGGTGGAGCAGGTGGCGCTGACGGTGCCGGTGAGCGACGAGCCGGAGACGCCGGTGCTGACGTTCAGGATGTGGGTGCTGGGGACGGCGTCGTGCGCGGTGCTCTCCTTCCTCAACCAGTTCTTCTGGTACCGCAAGGAGCCGCTCACCATCACCGCCATCTCCGCGCAGATCGCCGTCGTGCCGCTCGGCCGCCTCATGGCGGCGACGCTGCCGGAGCACGCCTTCTTCCGTGGCCGGCCGTGGGAGTTCACGCTTAATCCGGGGCCGTTCAATGTCAAGGAGCACGTGCTCATCACCATCTTCGCCAactccggcgccggcaccgtCTATGCCATCCACGTCATCACCGGCGTCCGTGTCTTCTACGGGAAAACCCTCTccttcttcatctccctccttgTCGTCCTCACAACACAG TACCATCAGATGCTGGGGTTCGGCTGGGCGGGAATATTCCGGCGTTATCTTGTTGAGCCGGCGTCTATGTGGTGGCCATCCAACCTAGTGCAGGTCTCTCTGTTCAG CGCACTTCATGAGAAGGAAGCACGGAGAAAAGGTGGCTTGACGCGGAACCAGTTCTTCCTGGTGGCATTCGTCTGCAGCTTTGCATACTACATCTTCCCAGGCTACCTATTCCAGATGCTCACCTCCCTCTCCTGGATCTGCTGGGTCTTCCCCAGCTCTGTCCTTGCCCAACAGCTTGGTTCAGGTCTCCGAGGCCTCGGCGTTGGTGCAATCGGTCTCGACTGGTCATCTATCTCCTCCTACCTTGGGAGCCCTCTTGCTAGCCCATGGTTTGCCACTGTAAATGTTGGTGTTGGCTTCTTCATCGTCATGTACATAATCACACCAATTGCATACTGGTTTAATTTCTACAAGGCACAAAACTTCCCCATATTTTCTGATGGCCTCTTCACCTCAACTGGGCAAAAATACAATGTATCAAGCATTGTTGACTCCCATTTCCATTTTGACACCAAGGCCTATGAGAAGAATGGGCCACTATACCTCAGTACTTCCCTTCTTGTCACATACGGTGTTGGTTTTGCAACCCTTGCTGCAACAATTGTTCATGCTCTCCTCTTCCATGgaag TGAAATTTGGCTATTAAGTAAATCAGCTTTTCAAGAAAAAAGGATGGACATACACACGAAACTTATGAGGAGATATAAACAGGTCCCTGAGTGGTGGTTCATATGCATCCTTATTGCTAACATCGGAACGACCATATTTGCTTGTGAATACTACAATGAGGAACTCCAATTGCCCTGGTGGGGTGTTTTGTTTGCATGCTCCATTGCCTTTTTCTTCACCCTCCCAATAGGGATAATCAAAGCAACAACAAATCAG ACTCCAGGCCTGAATGTCATCACGGAGTACATTATTGGGTATCTGTACCCTGGACGACCCGTTGCAAATATGTGCTTCAAGGTATATGGTTACATCAGCATGAAACAAGCTTTGGCATTTCTTGAAGATTTTAAGCTGGGTCACTACATGAAGATTCCACCGAGGACAATGTTTATGGCTCAG GTGGTGGGAACTTCAATTGCAGCATTTGTGTATATTGGCACAGCATGGTGGCTAATGGAGACAATCCCCAACATCTGCAACACTGAGCTCCTCCCGTCAGATAGCCCTTGGACCTGCCCAGGTGACCATGTATTCTATGATGCATCAGTCACATGGGGACTTATTAGCCCGCGCAGGATATTTGGGGACTTAGGCACTTATTCAGCTCTAAATTGGTTCTTTTTGTGTGGAGCTATTGCCCCTCTACTTGTCTGGTTTGCACACAAGACATTCCCAGGCCAGAACTGGATCTTACTCATCAAGACGCCTGTACTAATTGGTGCCACCTTCCAGATGCCTCCTGCTACTGCCGTCAACTACACGACTTGGATACTTGTTGGGTTCTTGTCAGGTTATGTGGTCTATAGATATCGACGTGATTGGTGGGAGAGACACAATTATCTGCTTTCAGGTGCACTGGATGCTGGTTTGGCTTTCATGGCGGTCTTAATTTACTTGTGCTTAGGCTTGGAGGACATCAGTCTGAACTGGTGGGGAAATGACTTGGATGGGTGTCCTTTGGCTTCTTGTCCCACTGCTAAAGGTATAGTTGTCAAGGGATGTGCAGTCTATACTTGA
- the LOC127776202 gene encoding pentatricopeptide repeat-containing protein At5g08510 — translation MEEAKQLHARALRRGVRLLQPLLLRVLAAGDHRYAARLLESYPAPPSAPLHNRLLHALASLHRPHPLLLPFFSRLHRLRLLTPLSFTLLFSSSSSSASSSTPFFLCSHSLLIKLGHFASSDPFLSSALVSFYAKSKLLVEARKVFDELTCRDTAVYNALLSAYVKGGLVDLAEKLFEEMPERNVVSWTAMVSGYAQNGRHEEAVETFLEMWERAGVQPNELTVSSVLPACAAVGAMELGRKVEEYARGKGLLRNVYVANALLEMYSKCGSIRQAWQVFQGIGRQQDLCSWNSMIMAFAVHGLWREALALFYKLRMAGVKPDGITFVGVILACTHGGLVNEGKLFFDSMEAEFGLKPRIEHYGCMVDLLGRAGLLIESYSLIASMPVEPDAVIWGALLGACSFHGNVELAELAMDKLIHLEPQNTANLVVLSNVYASSGKWDGVARVWKLLKEKDHKKSAGYSFIELDGTMHKFLVEDKSHPRFEEVYNTLNSVTMTMKLVSLENLEELKG, via the exons ATGGAGGAGGCGAAGCAGctgcacgcgcgcgcgctccgccgcggGGTGCGCCTGCTGCAGCCGCTGCTCctccgcgtcctcgccgccggcgaccaccgctacgccgcgcgcctcctcgaATCCTACCCGGCTCCTCCTTCGGCGCCGCTCCACAACCGCCTCCTCCATGCTCTCGCCTCCCTCCACCgcccccaccccctcctcctccccttcttctcccgcCTCCATCGCCTTCGCCTCCTCACTCCGCTGTCATTcactctcctcttctcctcctcctcctcgtccgcctcctcctccacccccttCTTCCTCTGCTCCCACTCCCTGCTTATCAAATTAGGCCACTTCGCATCAAGCgatcccttcctctcctccgcgCTTGTCTCATTCTACGCCAAGAGCAAGCTCCTGGTTGAAGCCaggaaggtgttcgacgaattgACGTGCAGGGACACGGCCGTGTACAATGCGCTTCTTTCGGCCTACGTGAAAGGCGGCCTCGTCGATTTGGCAGAGAAGCTGTTCGAGGAAATGCCAGAGAGGAATGTGGTTTCCTGGACTGCGATGGTGTCTGGGTACGCGCAGAACGGTCGGCATGAGGAAGCGGTGGAGACGTTCTTGGAGATGTGGGAGAGGGCAGGGGTACAACCGAATGAATTGACAGTGAGCAGTGTGCTGCCTGCATGCGCAGCAGTTGGGGCGATGGAGCTTGGGAGGAAGGTGGAGGAGTATGCGAGGGGAAAAGGCCTCCTGAGGAATGTGTACGTGGCTAATGCACTACTGGAGATGTATTCCAAGTGTGGCAGCATTCGACAAGCTTGGCAGGTGTTTCAGGGTATCGGTCGTCAGCAGGATCTCTGTTCTTGGAACTCTATGATCATGGCATTTGCTGTGCATGGCCTGTGGAGGGAGGCCCTTGCCTTGTTCTATAAGTTGCGG ATGGCAGGGGTCAAACCAGATGGTATTACTTTTGTTGGGGTCATCTTGGCTTGTACCCATGGAGGTTTGGTGAATGAAGGCAAGCTATTCTTTGACTCGATGGAAGCAGAGTTTGGTCTGAAACCGAGAATTGAGCACTATGGCTGCATGGTTGACCTTCTCGGGCGTGCTGGTCTCCTGATTGAATCATACAGTCTGATTGCGAGCATGCCAGTGGAGCCTGACGCTGTCATCTGGGGGGCCTTGCTTGGTGCTTGCAGCTTCCATGGCAATGTAGAACTAGCAGAATTAGCAATGGACAAGCTCATCCACCTTGAGCCACAAAACACGGCAAACCTAGTGGTCCTTTCAAACGTATATGCGTCATCTGGCAAATGGGATGGTGTTGCCCGAGTATGGAAGTTACTAAAGGAGAAAGACCACAAGAAATCAGCTGGGTACAGCTTCATTGAGTTAGATGGTACGATGCATAAGTTCCTTGTTGAGGATAAGTCACATCCAAGATTTGAGGAAGTATACAATACCCTTAATAGTGTCACAATGACCATGAAGCTGGTTAGCTTGGAAAACCTGGAAGAATTGAAAGGCTAG
- the LOC127778099 gene encoding E3 ubiquitin-protein ligase BIG BROTHER-like, which translates to MATVGQPDAMRRITVHYVNPPPIAGAGEAHVDGLDDEVLDYVIGDVLQDQEGLYQSILYGKYGDDMRGARNTALAQSDGLHYYYHGENSSGEATTSRNSEIDQQIEYDLVFARQLQAMDNLTIETPADEDDDISCVPSPSDSETDEPAEGNNEEAATQDDNDDPDNMTYEQRQALVESVGNENRGLSDLLISYLETWKYKSGFFPRKANHDNCPICLSAFRRRETLITLACKHSYHEGCIARWLKIDKACPVCKYEVFGPS; encoded by the exons ATGGCCACCGTGGGGCAGCCTGATGCCATGAGAAGGATCACCGTTCACTACGTGAATCCGCCGccgatcgccggcgccggagaagcaCACGTCGATGGCCTCGACGACGAGGTTCTTGATTATGTGATTGGTGATGTTCTTCAGGATCAG GAGGGTCTGTATCAATCGATATTGTATGGCAAATACGGGGATGACATGAGAGGGGCAAGAAACACTGCTCTTGCCCAATCTGATGGTTTACATTACTACTATCACGGAGAGAACAGCAGTGGTGAAGCAACAACCTCGAGAAATTCAGAAATCGACCAACAGATTGAGTATGACTTGGTGTTCGCTAGGCAGCTGCAGGCAATGGATAATCTGACAATTGAGACACCTGCAGATGAAGATGATG ATATAAGCTGCGTACCCTCTCCATCTGACTCTGAAACCGATGAACCGGCAGAAGGCAACAACGAAGAG GCTGCCACACAGGATGATAACGATGATCCAGACAACATGACATACGAG CAAAGGCAGGCACTTGTGGAATCTGTAGGAAATGAGAACAGAGGTTTATCTGatcttcttatctcctacttggAGACATGGAAGTACAAATCAGGCTTTTTCCCAAGGAAGGCAAACCATGATAA CTGTCCTATATGTCTATCCGCTTTCAGACGCCGAGAAACACTCATTACATTGGCTTGCAAGCATAGTTACCATGAAGGTTGTATTGCTAGATGGCTCAAGATTGACAAG GCCTGCCCAGTTTGCAAATATGAAGTGTTTGGACCTTCCTAG